One region of Thiomonas intermedia genomic DNA includes:
- the dnaJ gene encoding molecular chaperone DnaJ, whose protein sequence is MAKRDYYDVLGVSKNASEDDIKKAYRKLAMKHHPDRNQGNKDSEEQFKVVKEAYECLCDPQKRAAYDQYGHAGVDPSAGGFGGGAGGFGDFGNIFDEIFGGGRRGGGGGPQVYRGNDLSYSLEISLEDAAHGVSKSLRIPGWEECGTCHGSGAKPGTKPITCTTCHGSGQVAQRMGPFAMQQTCPTCHGTGKLIPEPCTACHGRGRIQKQKTLEVQIPAGIDSGMRIRSTGNGEPGVNGGPAGDLYVEIHIKQHPVFERDGDDLHCHVPVSMATAALGGGIDVPTLGGKAEIDLPEGTQAGKTFRLRGKGIKGLRSNYPGDLYCHVTVETPVKLNEEQKRLLRELDESLKKGGDRHSPQAKSWFDKAKEFFKPV, encoded by the coding sequence GTGGCAAAACGTGACTACTACGACGTCTTGGGCGTGAGCAAGAACGCTTCGGAAGACGACATCAAGAAGGCCTATCGCAAACTGGCCATGAAGCATCACCCGGACCGCAATCAGGGCAACAAAGACTCTGAGGAGCAGTTCAAAGTCGTCAAGGAAGCTTACGAGTGTCTCTGCGATCCCCAGAAGCGCGCGGCCTATGACCAATACGGTCATGCCGGGGTCGACCCCTCGGCGGGCGGGTTTGGCGGCGGCGCGGGCGGATTTGGCGACTTCGGCAACATCTTCGACGAAATCTTCGGCGGCGGGCGCCGTGGCGGTGGTGGCGGACCGCAGGTCTATCGCGGCAACGACCTGAGCTACTCCCTGGAGATCAGCCTCGAAGACGCAGCGCACGGCGTGAGCAAGAGCCTGCGTATTCCGGGGTGGGAAGAATGCGGCACCTGCCACGGCAGCGGCGCCAAACCCGGCACCAAGCCCATTACCTGCACCACCTGCCATGGCAGCGGCCAGGTGGCGCAGCGCATGGGACCGTTCGCCATGCAGCAGACCTGTCCGACCTGCCACGGCACGGGCAAACTCATTCCCGAGCCCTGCACGGCCTGTCATGGCCGCGGCCGCATCCAGAAGCAGAAGACGCTGGAAGTGCAGATTCCCGCAGGCATCGACTCGGGCATGCGCATCCGCTCCACGGGCAACGGCGAACCCGGCGTGAACGGTGGGCCGGCCGGCGACCTGTACGTGGAAATCCACATCAAACAACACCCGGTCTTCGAGCGCGACGGCGACGACCTGCACTGTCACGTTCCGGTGAGCATGGCCACGGCGGCCCTGGGCGGCGGCATCGACGTGCCCACGCTGGGCGGCAAGGCGGAGATCGACCTGCCCGAAGGCACGCAGGCCGGCAAGACCTTCCGCCTGCGGGGCAAAGGCATCAAGGGTCTGCGCTCGAACTACCCCGGCGACCTCTACTGTCACGTCACCGTAGAGACGCCGGTCAAGCTCAATGAGGAGCAGAAACGGCTCTTGCGCGAGCTTGACGAGTCGCTGAAAAAGGGCGGCGACCGCCACTCGCCGCAAGCCAAATCATGGTTCGACAAGGCCAAGGAATTCTTCAAACCCGTTTGA
- the pepN gene encoding aminopeptidase N, with the protein MTAKPDTPARITRLAEYTPPAYAIDSVHLRFDLDPAKTRVHSRMAVRRVDGAAESAPLVLDGEDITLLTLKVNGEFVAFRQDGNTLVLDKLPETFTLEIETLNVPQANTQLAGLYMSGGAFFTQCEAEGFRRITYWPDRPDVMSRFHVTLRADKTQYPVLLSNGNLVSQADLDGGRHEAVWDDPFPKPCYLFALVGGNLVCREQTVRAASGKTHLLQVYVRAGDLDKTEHAMESLIKSIAWDEQRFGLSLDLDRFMIVAVSDFNMGAMENKGLNIFNTKYVLANPATATDVDYDGIESVVGHEYFHNWTGDRITCRDWFQLSLKEGLTVFRDQEFSQDLAAASGGESARAVKRIEDVRVLRTAQFSEDAGPMAHPVRPEQYQAIDNFYTATVYEKGAEVVRMMQTLVGRSGFRKGMDLYFQRFDGQAVTCDDFAQAMADANPESALAAHLIAFKRWYSQAGTPRLHASGALDSAARTYTLTLRQTLPDTPGQSGKQPQVIPVAMGLLDARGGALPLWLQGQDKGTSTVLVLTASEQTFVFEQIDADTVTPSLLRGFSAPVILDYAYTDAELLHLLAHDADPFNRWEAAQRLTLSRVLAAVRGEALRLDAPYLDALRAVLRDPKLDPAFKDLLLTPPGEAYIAEQLEEVDPPRIHRARQALRTALAQELEQDWQTLWDTLAPEGGYSPDFASAGRRALRNQAQAHWCELGQATWLGRVYQRVKDADNMTDRFAALTALVHVGADLAKPALERFATQFAEEPLVMDKWFALQASAPDRDGLQLERVRALMRHPAFSIHNPNRARSVLFAYCQANPGAFHRADGAGYAFWAEQVQALDAINPQVAARLARALDRWRKLAPPYRDAAQQALRTVADSAGLSSDTREIIERALAN; encoded by the coding sequence ATGACCGCCAAACCCGACACGCCCGCCCGCATCACCCGCCTGGCGGAGTACACCCCCCCGGCCTACGCCATCGACAGCGTGCACCTGCGCTTCGATCTCGACCCCGCGAAGACGCGCGTGCACAGCCGCATGGCGGTGCGCCGCGTTGACGGCGCCGCCGAGTCGGCCCCGCTGGTGCTCGACGGTGAAGACATCACCCTGCTGACGCTGAAGGTGAACGGCGAATTCGTCGCCTTCCGCCAGGACGGCAACACGCTGGTGCTCGACAAGCTGCCCGAGACGTTCACGCTGGAGATCGAAACGCTCAACGTCCCCCAGGCCAACACCCAGCTGGCGGGTCTTTACATGTCGGGCGGCGCGTTCTTCACCCAATGCGAAGCCGAGGGCTTTCGCCGCATCACCTATTGGCCCGACCGCCCGGATGTGATGAGCCGCTTTCACGTCACGCTGCGGGCCGACAAGACGCAGTACCCGGTGCTGCTGTCCAACGGCAATCTGGTGTCGCAGGCCGACCTGGACGGCGGCCGCCATGAGGCGGTGTGGGACGATCCGTTTCCCAAGCCCTGCTATCTGTTCGCGCTGGTCGGCGGCAATCTGGTGTGCCGCGAACAGACCGTGCGGGCCGCCTCGGGCAAGACGCATCTGCTGCAGGTCTATGTGCGCGCGGGCGATCTCGACAAGACCGAGCACGCGATGGAGTCGCTCATCAAGTCGATCGCGTGGGACGAACAGCGCTTCGGCCTGAGCCTCGATCTGGATCGTTTCATGATCGTGGCCGTGAGCGACTTCAACATGGGGGCCATGGAAAACAAGGGCCTCAACATCTTCAATACCAAGTATGTGCTGGCCAACCCGGCCACCGCCACCGATGTCGACTACGACGGCATCGAGAGCGTGGTCGGCCACGAGTATTTCCACAACTGGACGGGCGACCGCATCACCTGCCGCGACTGGTTCCAGCTCAGTCTCAAGGAAGGCCTCACCGTCTTCCGCGACCAGGAATTCAGCCAGGACCTGGCCGCCGCTTCGGGCGGTGAGTCCGCACGCGCGGTCAAGCGCATCGAGGACGTGCGGGTGTTGCGTACCGCGCAGTTTTCCGAGGACGCGGGCCCGATGGCGCATCCGGTTCGCCCCGAGCAATACCAGGCCATCGACAATTTCTACACCGCCACCGTCTATGAGAAGGGCGCCGAAGTGGTCCGCATGATGCAGACCCTGGTGGGCCGATCCGGCTTCCGCAAGGGGATGGATCTGTACTTCCAGCGCTTCGACGGCCAGGCCGTGACCTGCGACGACTTTGCCCAGGCCATGGCCGATGCCAACCCGGAGTCGGCTCTGGCCGCGCACCTGATCGCTTTCAAGCGCTGGTACAGCCAGGCCGGCACGCCGCGCCTGCACGCCAGCGGCGCGCTCGATTCGGCCGCCCGCACCTACACCCTCACGCTGCGTCAAACCCTGCCCGACACGCCCGGCCAGTCGGGCAAGCAGCCGCAGGTCATTCCTGTCGCCATGGGCTTGCTCGACGCCCGGGGCGGCGCCCTGCCCCTGTGGCTGCAAGGTCAGGACAAGGGCACCTCGACCGTGCTCGTGCTCACCGCATCCGAGCAGACCTTCGTCTTCGAGCAGATCGACGCCGACACCGTCACCCCTTCGTTGCTGCGCGGATTCTCGGCCCCGGTGATCCTCGACTACGCCTACACCGATGCCGAGTTGCTGCATTTGCTCGCCCATGACGCCGACCCGTTCAACCGTTGGGAAGCGGCGCAGCGACTGACGCTGTCGCGCGTGCTGGCCGCCGTTCGCGGCGAAGCACTGCGTCTCGACGCCCCTTATCTCGACGCTCTGCGCGCCGTGCTCCGCGACCCGAAGCTCGATCCCGCATTCAAGGATCTGCTGCTCACCCCGCCGGGCGAGGCCTACATCGCCGAACAGCTCGAAGAGGTCGACCCTCCTCGCATCCACCGCGCCCGCCAGGCGCTGCGCACCGCGCTGGCCCAGGAACTCGAACAAGACTGGCAGACCCTCTGGGACACCCTCGCCCCCGAAGGCGGTTACAGCCCCGATTTCGCCAGCGCCGGCCGCCGCGCCCTGCGCAATCAGGCCCAGGCGCATTGGTGCGAACTGGGGCAGGCGACTTGGCTGGGACGGGTCTATCAGCGTGTCAAGGATGCCGACAACATGACCGACCGCTTCGCCGCACTGACAGCCCTGGTCCATGTTGGCGCCGATCTGGCCAAGCCTGCGCTTGAGCGCTTCGCCACCCAGTTCGCCGAAGAACCGCTGGTCATGGACAAATGGTTCGCGCTGCAGGCCAGCGCGCCCGACCGCGACGGCCTGCAGCTCGAGCGCGTGCGCGCCCTGATGCGGCACCCCGCCTTCTCCATCCACAACCCCAACCGAGCCCGCAGCGTGCTGTTCGCCTACTGCCAGGCCAATCCAGGCGCCTTCCACCGCGCCGACGGTGCGGGCTACGCGTTCTGGGCCGAACAGGTTCAGGCGCTCGATGCCATCAACCCGCAGGTCGCTGCCCGGCTGGCACGGGCCCTCGACCGCTGGCGCAAACTCGCGCCTCCGTATCGCGACGCCGCGCAACAGGCGCTGCGCACCGTGGCAGACAGCGCCGGTCTGTCCTCCGACACCCGAGAAATCATCGAACGTGCCCTGGCCAACTGA
- a CDS encoding NAD+ synthase, translated as MTLRIAVLQCNPTVGDLKGNAAQIAHLTQIAYAQGARVVVTPELALTGYPPEDLLLRPAFLHASADALKQLALDLSELPDLALVVGHPLALAGAGRLRPMSTQQAVACNAASLLRGGRVEATYCKHELPNYQVFDERRYFAPGDQAVVFEAGGTRLGINICEDAWLPHAPRLARAAGAQVLLVLNASPYHRGKTGEREQVMRQRCLENDMALVASQMVGGQDEIVFDGASFVLDRAGDLVARAPQFSEHVLMVDVAGGEVFKQAPAHIAPLKTDHAEVYAALVLGVRDYLGKNGFPGALIGLSGGADSALVMALAVDALGADKVRAVMMPSEFTAQISLDDAAEMAQRLGVQYDVLPITPLFDAFRTTLGPLLQPHPGDTTLENIQARIRGTLLMGLSNNSGRIVLTTGNKSEMAMGYATLYGDMAGGFAVIKDVTKTLVWELARWRNAQAAARGDADVIPRRIITRAPSAELRPDQTDQDSLPPYDVLDGILQRYMEEDQSADAVLAAGYARADVERVVHLLKLSEYKRRQAPPGIRITHRAFGRDWRYPITSKFRESF; from the coding sequence ATGACGCTCCGAATCGCTGTTTTGCAATGCAACCCCACCGTGGGGGACTTGAAGGGCAATGCCGCCCAGATCGCGCATCTGACCCAAATCGCCTACGCCCAGGGGGCTCGCGTGGTCGTCACCCCGGAGCTGGCGCTCACCGGCTATCCCCCGGAGGATCTGCTGCTTCGGCCCGCCTTTCTGCACGCCAGTGCCGACGCATTGAAGCAGCTTGCGCTTGACCTGTCGGAACTGCCGGATTTGGCGCTGGTCGTCGGCCACCCGCTCGCGCTGGCCGGTGCCGGGCGTCTGCGGCCGATGTCCACCCAGCAGGCGGTGGCCTGCAATGCCGCCTCGCTGCTGCGTGGCGGCAGGGTCGAGGCCACCTATTGCAAGCACGAACTGCCCAACTACCAGGTGTTCGACGAGCGCCGCTACTTCGCGCCCGGAGACCAGGCCGTGGTCTTCGAGGCGGGCGGGACGCGCTTGGGCATCAATATCTGCGAAGACGCCTGGCTGCCGCATGCGCCGCGCCTGGCGCGCGCCGCCGGAGCGCAGGTGCTGCTGGTGCTCAACGCTTCGCCCTATCACCGCGGCAAGACGGGCGAGCGCGAGCAGGTGATGCGCCAGCGCTGTCTGGAGAATGACATGGCGCTGGTTGCGTCGCAGATGGTGGGCGGGCAGGACGAGATCGTGTTCGACGGCGCTTCCTTCGTACTCGACCGCGCGGGTGATCTGGTGGCCCGCGCGCCGCAGTTCTCCGAGCACGTCCTGATGGTCGATGTGGCGGGGGGCGAGGTGTTCAAACAGGCCCCCGCGCATATCGCCCCGCTCAAGACCGATCATGCCGAGGTCTATGCCGCGCTGGTGCTCGGCGTGCGCGACTATCTGGGCAAGAACGGCTTTCCCGGCGCGCTCATCGGTTTGTCGGGCGGTGCGGATTCGGCGCTGGTCATGGCCCTTGCCGTGGACGCGCTCGGCGCGGACAAGGTGCGGGCAGTGATGATGCCATCCGAGTTCACCGCACAGATCTCGCTCGACGATGCGGCCGAGATGGCTCAGCGTCTGGGCGTGCAGTACGACGTGCTGCCCATCACGCCCCTGTTCGACGCGTTTCGCACCACGCTGGGCCCGCTGCTGCAGCCCCACCCGGGCGACACCACGCTGGAGAACATCCAGGCCCGCATTCGCGGCACCCTGCTGATGGGCTTGTCGAACAACAGCGGACGCATCGTGCTGACCACGGGCAACAAGAGCGAGATGGCCATGGGCTACGCCACGCTGTATGGCGACATGGCCGGCGGGTTCGCGGTCATCAAAGACGTGACCAAGACCCTGGTTTGGGAACTGGCGCGCTGGCGCAATGCGCAGGCGGCCGCCAGGGGCGATGCCGATGTCATACCTCGGCGCATCATCACCCGCGCGCCCAGCGCCGAGCTGCGGCCCGATCAGACCGACCAGGACAGTCTGCCGCCCTACGACGTGCTCGACGGCATTCTGCAGCGCTACATGGAAGAGGATCAGAGCGCCGATGCCGTTCTCGCCGCAGGCTATGCCCGTGCCGATGTCGAGCGCGTGGTGCACCTGCTCAAGCTCTCCGAATACAAGCGCCGCCAGGCCCCGCCGGGCATTCGCATCACCCATCGCGCATTCGGCCGCGATTGGCGCTATCCGATCACCTCGAAATTCCGGGAATCGTTCTGA
- a CDS encoding GNAT family N-acetyltransferase, which translates to MAEDFRTELGESVSALPAEVWDGLVDATPGATPFQRHAWLSALERTGCVGVETGWQPVVVTLRDHTQQLAAACVLYVKSHSYGEYVFDWAWARAYAEHGLPYYPKLLLAVPFTPVGGAKLLGRDARARKVLLQEILALARRSGLSSFHALFLDPQEALWCDELGLLGRTTLQFHWRNPPAEGESPWPDFAAFLASLRHDKRKKIKQEQRQVSDAGVTFRALQGQEITERDWAFFSRCYETTYALHGSTPYLNAEFFQALGRDLPEHGLLFVAERDGQPIASSLILLDPRRRIAYGRYWGATASVPALHFDACYYQPIAWCLAHGYTTFEGGAQGEHKMARGLQPVATRSAHWLAHPRFSQAVEDYLERESADLAAHQDQLQERLPFKEVQ; encoded by the coding sequence ATGGCTGAGGATTTTCGCACTGAGTTGGGAGAGTCGGTGAGCGCCCTGCCCGCCGAGGTCTGGGACGGCCTGGTCGACGCCACGCCGGGCGCCACGCCGTTTCAGCGCCACGCCTGGCTGAGCGCCTTGGAGCGCACGGGCTGCGTCGGCGTGGAGACCGGGTGGCAACCTGTCGTCGTCACCCTGCGGGATCACACCCAGCAACTCGCCGCGGCCTGCGTGCTGTACGTGAAATCGCACTCCTACGGCGAGTACGTATTCGACTGGGCCTGGGCGCGCGCCTATGCCGAGCACGGCCTGCCCTATTACCCCAAACTCCTGCTTGCGGTCCCCTTCACCCCCGTCGGCGGCGCCAAGCTGCTCGGACGCGACGCCCGGGCGCGCAAGGTTTTGCTTCAAGAGATTCTGGCCTTGGCGCGGCGCAGCGGCTTGAGCTCCTTTCACGCCTTGTTTCTCGACCCGCAGGAAGCCCTTTGGTGCGACGAGCTTGGACTGCTCGGGCGCACCACATTGCAGTTCCACTGGCGCAACCCACCCGCCGAGGGCGAGTCGCCCTGGCCCGACTTTGCCGCCTTTCTCGCCAGTCTGCGGCATGACAAACGCAAGAAGATCAAACAGGAACAACGCCAGGTCAGTGACGCTGGCGTGACCTTTCGCGCCCTGCAGGGACAGGAGATCACCGAACGCGATTGGGCCTTCTTCAGCCGCTGCTACGAGACGACCTACGCCCTGCACGGCTCAACCCCCTATCTGAATGCCGAGTTCTTCCAAGCCCTTGGCCGCGACCTGCCCGAGCATGGCCTGCTGTTTGTCGCCGAACGCGACGGGCAGCCCATCGCGAGCTCGCTCATTCTTCTCGACCCGCGCCGCCGCATCGCCTATGGCCGCTACTGGGGCGCCACCGCATCCGTTCCAGCCTTGCATTTTGATGCCTGCTACTACCAGCCCATCGCCTGGTGCCTGGCCCACGGCTACACCACCTTCGAAGGCGGCGCGCAGGGCGAACACAAAATGGCGCGCGGCCTGCAACCCGTGGCGACCCGGTCGGCCCATTGGCTCGCCCACCCCCGGTTTTCCCAGGCCGTGGAGGACTATCTGGAACGGGAGTCCGCCGATCTGGCCGCCCACCAAGACCAGCTGCAGGAACGCCTGCCGTTCAAGGAAGTGCAGTAA
- the prfB gene encoding peptide chain release factor 2 (programmed frameshift), translating into MEAERLNAITNRIADLQQRVQALRGYLDFDAKSSRLMEVAGALEDPQVWNDPKRAQELGRERKSLEVVVLGLENLTTALADHSELFEMSREEGDDATCEAIETDVEKSAAEVEALEFRRMFSNPLDPSNCFIDIQAGAGGTEACDWASMLLRQYLRYCERKGFKVEVMEETEGDVAGIRSATIKIEGDYAYGQLRTETGVHRLVRKSPFDSSGGRHTSFASVFVYPEVDDSIEIDINPADVRTDTFRASGAGGQHINKTDSAVRLTHLPTGIVVQCQNDRSQHRNRDEAWQMLRSRLYEHEMRKRMAEQQKLESSKSDVGWGHQIRSYVLDQSRIKDLRTNVEISNTQKVLDGDLDEFITASLKSGL; encoded by the exons ATGGAAGCCGAACGCCTCAACGCCATCACCAACCGAATTGCCGACCTTCAGCAGCGCGTCCAAGCGCTAAGGGGGTATCTT GACTTCGATGCCAAGTCGTCGCGTCTGATGGAAGTTGCCGGGGCGCTCGAAGACCCGCAGGTCTGGAACGACCCCAAGCGCGCCCAAGAGCTGGGCCGCGAGCGCAAGTCACTCGAAGTCGTGGTGCTCGGTCTGGAGAACCTCACCACGGCGCTTGCCGATCACAGCGAACTGTTCGAGATGTCCCGCGAGGAAGGCGATGACGCCACCTGCGAGGCCATCGAGACCGATGTCGAGAAGTCCGCCGCCGAAGTCGAGGCGCTGGAGTTCCGCCGCATGTTCTCCAACCCGCTCGATCCCAGCAACTGCTTCATCGACATCCAGGCCGGGGCCGGTGGCACCGAAGCCTGCGACTGGGCCAGCATGCTGCTGCGCCAGTACCTTCGGTACTGCGAGCGCAAGGGCTTCAAGGTGGAGGTGATGGAAGAGACCGAAGGTGACGTCGCAGGCATCCGCAGTGCCACGATCAAGATCGAAGGCGACTACGCCTATGGCCAGTTGCGCACGGAAACCGGCGTGCATCGCCTGGTGCGCAAGAGCCCCTTCGACTCCTCCGGCGGACGCCACACCAGCTTCGCCAGCGTGTTCGTCTACCCCGAGGTGGACGACTCCATCGAGATCGACATCAACCCCGCCGACGTGCGCACCGACACCTTTCGCGCCAGCGGCGCCGGCGGCCAGCACATCAACAAGACCGACTCCGCGGTGCGCCTCACGCACCTGCCTACGGGCATCGTGGTGCAGTGCCAGAACGACCGCAGCCAGCATCGCAACCGCGACGAGGCCTGGCAGATGTTGCGCTCGCGGCTCTACGAGCACGAGATGCGCAAGCGCATGGCCGAACAGCAGAAGCTCGAGTCGAGCAAGAGCGATGTGGGCTGGGGCCACCAGATCCGCAGCTATGTGCTCGACCAGAGCCGCATCAAGGATCTGCGGACGAATGTCGAGATCTCCAACACCCAGAAGGTGCTCGACGGCGATCTCGACGAATTCATCACCGCCAGCCTGAAATCCGGCCTTTGA
- the dnaK gene encoding molecular chaperone DnaK codes for MAKIIGIDLGTTNSCVAIMEGNTPKVIENSEGARTTPSIVAYMEDGEILVGASAKRQSVTNPRNTLYAVKRLIGRKFAEKEVQKDIDLMPYSIVKADNGDAWVEVRGKKLAPPQISAEVLRKMKKTAEDYLGETVTEAVITVPAYFNDSQRQATKDAGRIAGLDVKRIINEPTAAALAFGLDKHGKGDRKIAVYDLGGGTFDISIIEIADVDGEKQFEVLSTNGDTFLGGEDFDQRIIDYIIGEFKKEQGVDLSRDVLALQRLKDAAEKAKIELSSSTQTEINLPYITADASGPKHLNLKLTRAKLESLVEELIERTIAPCRTAITDAGVKVGDIDDVILVGGMTRMPKVQDKVKEFFGKEPRKDVNPDEAVAVGAAIQGSVLSGDRKDVLLLDVTPLSLGIETMGGVMTKMITKNTTVPTKHAQVYSTADDNQPAVTIKVYQGEREMAAGNKLLGEFNLEGIPPAPRGTPQIEVTFDIDANGILHVSAKDKGTGKENKITIKANSGLSEEEVQRMVRDAEVNAEEDHKKRELVDARNQADAAVHSVRKSLGEYGDKLDAGEKSSIEEALKAAEEAIKSEDKADIEAKTSALLTASQKLGEKMYAGQAGEQAAAGAAAGGAAGAGAQAAGDDTVVDAEFKEVKDGKA; via the coding sequence ATGGCAAAAATCATCGGTATCGACCTGGGCACCACCAATTCCTGCGTGGCGATCATGGAGGGCAATACGCCCAAGGTCATTGAGAACAGTGAAGGCGCACGCACCACGCCCTCGATCGTCGCCTACATGGAAGACGGCGAGATCCTGGTGGGGGCTTCGGCCAAGCGCCAATCGGTCACCAACCCCAGGAACACGCTTTACGCCGTCAAGCGCCTGATCGGTCGCAAGTTCGCCGAAAAGGAAGTGCAGAAGGACATCGACCTGATGCCCTACAGCATCGTCAAGGCCGACAACGGCGACGCCTGGGTGGAGGTGCGCGGCAAGAAACTCGCGCCGCCCCAGATCAGCGCCGAGGTGCTGCGCAAGATGAAAAAAACCGCGGAAGACTATCTCGGTGAAACCGTCACCGAGGCGGTGATCACCGTGCCCGCCTACTTCAACGACAGTCAGCGCCAGGCCACCAAGGATGCGGGCCGCATCGCCGGGCTGGACGTGAAGCGCATCATCAACGAACCCACGGCGGCGGCCCTGGCCTTCGGCCTGGACAAGCATGGCAAGGGCGACCGCAAGATCGCGGTGTACGACCTGGGCGGCGGCACCTTCGACATCTCCATCATCGAGATCGCCGACGTGGACGGCGAAAAGCAGTTCGAGGTGCTTTCCACCAATGGCGACACCTTCCTCGGCGGTGAAGACTTCGACCAACGCATCATCGACTACATCATCGGCGAGTTCAAGAAGGAACAGGGCGTCGATCTGAGCCGGGACGTGCTCGCGCTGCAGCGCCTCAAAGACGCGGCCGAGAAGGCCAAGATCGAGCTGTCGAGTTCCACCCAGACCGAGATCAACCTGCCCTACATCACGGCCGATGCCAGTGGCCCGAAGCACCTGAACCTCAAGCTGACCCGCGCCAAGCTGGAGTCGCTGGTCGAAGAGCTGATCGAACGCACCATTGCGCCCTGCCGTACCGCGATCACCGATGCCGGCGTGAAGGTGGGCGACATCGACGACGTCATCCTGGTCGGCGGCATGACCCGCATGCCCAAGGTGCAGGACAAGGTGAAGGAATTCTTCGGCAAAGAGCCGCGCAAGGACGTGAACCCCGACGAGGCCGTGGCCGTGGGCGCCGCCATCCAGGGTTCGGTGCTGTCGGGCGACCGCAAGGACGTGCTGCTGCTCGACGTGACGCCGCTGTCTCTGGGCATCGAGACCATGGGCGGCGTGATGACCAAGATGATCACCAAGAACACAACGGTGCCGACCAAACATGCGCAGGTCTACTCGACCGCGGATGACAACCAGCCCGCGGTGACCATCAAGGTGTATCAGGGCGAACGCGAGATGGCCGCCGGCAACAAGCTGCTGGGCGAGTTCAACCTCGAAGGCATTCCGCCCGCCCCGCGTGGCACGCCGCAGATCGAAGTGACCTTCGACATCGACGCCAACGGCATTCTGCACGTCAGCGCGAAGGACAAGGGCACCGGCAAGGAGAACAAGATCACCATCAAGGCCAACTCCGGGCTGAGTGAAGAGGAAGTGCAGCGCATGGTGCGCGATGCCGAGGTGAATGCCGAGGAAGACCACAAGAAGCGCGAACTGGTCGATGCCCGCAATCAGGCCGATGCCGCCGTGCATTCGGTGCGCAAGTCGCTGGGTGAGTATGGCGACAAACTCGACGCCGGTGAGAAGTCGTCGATCGAAGAGGCGCTGAAAGCCGCCGAAGAGGCGATCAAGTCGGAGGACAAGGCCGACATCGAAGCCAAGACCAGCGCCCTGCTCACCGCCAGCCAGAAACTGGGCGAGAAGATGTACGCGGGCCAGGCCGGCGAGCAGGCCGCTGCCGGTGCGGCCGCCGGTGGCGCCGCGGGAGCTGGGGCACAGGCGGCAGGTGACGACACCGTGGTCGATGCCGAGTTCAAGGAAGTGAAGGACGGCAAGGCCTGA
- a CDS encoding low molecular weight protein-tyrosine-phosphatase: MSDFSVLFVCMGNICRSPTAEGVFRTKVRDAGLEKRVRIDSAGTHAFHVGSAPDRRSQRHARERGYDLSGLRARAVEEADFSRFDLLLAMDWDNLALLEQQSPAQFASRCRLFLSFAPQAPVAAVPDPYYGTERDFERVLDLVEQASTGLLAFIEKQLAMRA, translated from the coding sequence ATGTCCGATTTTTCCGTCCTGTTTGTCTGTATGGGCAATATCTGCCGTTCGCCCACTGCCGAGGGAGTGTTTCGTACCAAGGTGCGGGACGCCGGACTGGAAAAGCGGGTTCGGATCGATTCGGCGGGCACCCACGCCTTTCATGTGGGCTCGGCACCCGATCGTCGTAGCCAGAGGCACGCACGGGAGCGCGGCTATGACCTGTCGGGACTGCGCGCTCGCGCGGTGGAAGAGGCCGATTTTTCGCGTTTCGACCTGCTGCTGGCGATGGATTGGGACAACCTCGCCTTGCTGGAGCAGCAATCGCCGGCGCAGTTTGCCTCGCGCTGCCGCTTGTTTCTGAGCTTTGCGCCGCAGGCGCCTGTGGCGGCGGTGCCTGATCCGTATTACGGCACAGAGCGCGATTTCGAGCGGGTGCTCGATCTCGTGGAACAGGCGAGCACGGGCTTGCTCGCCTTCATCGAGAAACAGCTCGCCATGCGCGCCTGA
- the grpE gene encoding nucleotide exchange factor GrpE — protein sequence MQTDPQTPPSNDRQATEGAPQDGSPETALNDALSQAQAEITALNDQLLRARAEVENIRRRAEEETAKARKFAVEGFAESLLPVKDSLEAALADTSGKPEVLKQGVELTLSQLKSAFERHRLQEIAPAPGEKFDPALHQAISVQPADQPSGTVATVLQKGYRLAERTLRPALITVAQ from the coding sequence ATGCAGACAGATCCCCAGACTCCCCCTTCCAACGACCGCCAGGCCACAGAGGGCGCACCGCAGGACGGCTCGCCTGAAACCGCACTGAACGACGCGTTGTCGCAGGCTCAGGCCGAGATCACGGCACTCAACGATCAACTCCTCCGCGCCCGCGCCGAGGTGGAGAACATCCGTCGACGCGCGGAAGAGGAAACCGCCAAGGCACGCAAGTTTGCGGTGGAGGGATTCGCCGAATCCCTGCTTCCGGTCAAGGACAGCCTGGAAGCCGCACTGGCCGATACGAGCGGCAAGCCGGAAGTGCTCAAACAGGGCGTGGAACTCACGCTGAGCCAGCTGAAATCGGCCTTCGAGCGCCATCGCCTGCAGGAAATCGCGCCAGCCCCCGGCGAGAAGTTCGACCCCGCGCTGCATCAGGCCATTTCGGTGCAACCCGCAGATCAGCCTTCGGGCACGGTGGCCACCGTATTGCAGAAAGGCTATCGCCTTGCCGAGCGCACACTGCGCCCTGCACTGATCACGGTGGCGCAGTAA